From the genome of Effusibacillus lacus, one region includes:
- a CDS encoding MOSC domain-containing protein: MSVNIVSISVGKPATILYHGRELSTGIYKKSTSQPLYLSRLNFDGDGQADLAHHGGPDKAVCVYPFEHYPYWEKELNRTLGPGAFGENLTLQGLPEKDVCIGDIFELGEAIVQVSQPRQPCHKLAKKFDVPDLPVRVQNTGFTGYYFRVLKEGWVTKEKPMLLLERHPKKVSVQFANRMMHHDKNNMEEVKRLLEVQELSENWRQTLLKRLEVKEVDTKRRIEGE; encoded by the coding sequence ATGTCTGTGAATATTGTCTCCATTAGCGTTGGAAAACCCGCAACGATTCTGTATCACGGCAGAGAATTGTCAACGGGAATCTACAAAAAGTCCACCAGCCAGCCTTTGTATTTGTCGAGGTTAAATTTTGACGGGGACGGTCAGGCGGATCTGGCTCATCATGGCGGACCGGATAAAGCGGTTTGTGTGTATCCTTTTGAACACTATCCTTATTGGGAAAAAGAGCTGAACAGAACCCTCGGGCCGGGAGCGTTTGGTGAAAATCTGACCCTTCAAGGGTTACCGGAGAAAGATGTCTGTATAGGAGACATTTTTGAATTGGGGGAAGCCATTGTACAAGTCAGCCAGCCCCGACAACCCTGTCATAAACTCGCAAAAAAATTTGATGTGCCTGATCTTCCGGTTCGGGTCCAGAACACCGGTTTCACGGGGTATTATTTTAGGGTTCTGAAAGAAGGATGGGTAACGAAAGAGAAACCGATGCTGCTGCTTGAACGTCATCCTAAGAAAGTTTCGGTCCAGTTTGCCAACCGGATGATGCACCACGATAAGAACAATATGGAAGAGGTCAAGCGGCTCCTTGAAGTTCAGGAGCTCTCCGAAAATTGGCGACAGACTTTACTAAAGCGGCTCGAGGTGAAAGAGGTCGACACCAAACGGAGAATTGAAGGAGAATAA
- a CDS encoding Dps family protein, with translation MNNVASVLNKQIANWTVLYVKLHNYHWYVQGSQFFTLHAKFEEFYNEAALHIDELAERLLAVGGKPVATMREALETSSVKEASGNESAEQMVSTLIGDYSTLISELKQGMEIAQQANDETTSDLLLAIHTQLEKHVWMLKAFASKS, from the coding sequence ATGAACAATGTCGCGTCCGTCTTAAACAAACAAATTGCCAACTGGACTGTCTTGTATGTAAAGCTTCACAACTATCATTGGTATGTCCAGGGGTCCCAGTTTTTCACCCTGCATGCCAAGTTTGAAGAATTCTACAACGAAGCGGCTTTGCATATTGACGAGTTGGCAGAGCGGTTGCTGGCCGTCGGAGGAAAGCCGGTCGCAACCATGCGGGAAGCGCTGGAAACCTCCAGTGTAAAGGAAGCCAGCGGAAACGAATCCGCCGAGCAGATGGTGTCAACCCTGATTGGGGATTATTCCACTCTCATTTCGGAATTAAAACAAGGTATGGAAATTGCCCAGCAGGCCAATGACGAAACGACCTCCGACTTGCTGTTGGCCATTCACACCCAATTGGAGAAACACGTCTGGATGTTAAAGGCATTCGCGTCAAAGAGCTAG
- a CDS encoding arsenate reductase family protein, whose amino-acid sequence MADVLFIQYPKCTTCRNAKKYLESKGVVFEDRHIVDNPPTKEELRTWIGKSGLDIRKWFNTSGQKYRELGIKDKLKNMNEEEILDLLASDGMLMKRPIIVKGDKVTIGFKPDETDKVLS is encoded by the coding sequence ATGGCTGACGTTTTATTCATTCAATACCCAAAATGCACAACTTGCCGCAATGCAAAGAAATACCTGGAAAGCAAAGGGGTGGTCTTTGAAGACCGTCATATTGTGGACAATCCTCCGACGAAGGAGGAACTCCGCACCTGGATCGGCAAAAGCGGACTTGATATACGGAAGTGGTTCAACACCAGCGGTCAGAAATACCGCGAACTTGGGATCAAGGACAAGCTGAAGAATATGAACGAAGAGGAAATTCTGGACTTGCTTGCCTCAGATGGGATGCTGATGAAACGCCCGATTATCGTGAAGGGCGACAAGGTGACCATCGGATTCAAGCCGGATGAAACGGACAAGGTGTTGAGTTGA
- a CDS encoding M16 family metallopeptidase, giving the protein MDLQTRRTQLPNGLRILTQRTPHYRGAVALFRFGVGSAYESSDGWGTAHFLEHMIFQGTADKDHDTLMMELARLGATANASTGFESTVFELTSPAETLLPSLHIMSEMLDRFHLAPELIDLERDIILEEWRMTRDEPSQWGEDCLYHQVLGDFGHPILGTEESLQSMDRKRLLEFANAYYTPDNMIVSVVGDVEHERIVEALGQWFGDNRSKALPKPLVPIRQSYRLHSEEEHELLHVFFGFHAPPLGSGRLPAFDVLGSVLGGDSWSRLFRKVRNELGLAYSISGFYSGWQDMGLFGVQSATQPDQAQKLVDTIRHEISVVQHDLTEDEVELAKAVLQANILFGSDQVGWRAERILHDEAVFGKMRGIEEDLQAITNVKREDVLELAEFHLDLGKSTLVTVGNVDVQ; this is encoded by the coding sequence ATGGATTTGCAAACGCGACGAACGCAACTGCCAAATGGCTTGCGGATACTTACGCAGCGTACCCCGCATTATAGGGGGGCGGTGGCACTGTTTCGCTTTGGAGTAGGCTCTGCTTATGAGTCGAGTGACGGTTGGGGTACGGCCCACTTTTTGGAACACATGATCTTTCAGGGGACAGCCGACAAGGATCATGACACCCTTATGATGGAACTGGCTCGCCTGGGGGCGACGGCAAACGCATCCACAGGCTTTGAATCCACTGTTTTTGAGTTGACTTCCCCCGCTGAAACCCTTCTTCCCTCCTTGCATATTATGTCGGAGATGTTGGACAGGTTTCACCTGGCCCCGGAACTGATTGATCTGGAACGGGATATTATCCTGGAAGAATGGCGCATGACACGGGACGAACCCTCCCAGTGGGGGGAAGATTGTCTTTATCATCAGGTTCTGGGGGATTTCGGCCATCCGATCCTTGGCACGGAAGAGAGTTTGCAGTCAATGGACCGGAAGAGATTGCTGGAGTTTGCCAATGCTTATTACACTCCCGACAACATGATTGTTTCTGTAGTCGGAGATGTGGAGCATGAACGTATTGTGGAGGCACTGGGCCAATGGTTTGGCGACAACCGGAGCAAAGCATTGCCAAAACCGCTTGTCCCCATCCGCCAGTCCTACCGGCTGCACTCTGAGGAAGAACACGAACTGTTGCATGTATTCTTTGGATTTCATGCACCTCCTTTAGGCAGCGGCAGGCTGCCGGCTTTTGACGTCCTGGGATCGGTGTTGGGAGGCGATTCCTGGTCACGTTTGTTCCGAAAGGTGCGAAATGAGCTGGGGCTTGCCTACTCCATCAGTGGATTCTATTCCGGGTGGCAGGATATGGGGCTGTTCGGTGTGCAGTCGGCCACACAGCCGGATCAGGCACAAAAGTTGGTTGACACCATCCGGCATGAAATTTCTGTTGTACAACACGACTTAACAGAGGATGAGGTGGAGTTGGCGAAGGCTGTACTGCAAGCAAACATTCTGTTCGGTTCCGACCAGGTCGGCTGGCGGGCGGAACGCATCTTGCATGACGAAGCTGTTTTTGGGAAGATGCGCGGTATTGAGGAAGACTTGCAGGCGATCACCAATGTAAAAAGGGAAGATGTGCTGGAATTGGCGGAATTTCATCTGGATTTGGGCAAATCCACACTGGTCACAGTCGGAAATGTGGATGTACAATGA
- the dapF gene encoding diaminopimelate epimerase, translated as MTGLKFTKMHGLGNNYIYVNLFEERLREEELADLAVRVSNVNTGIGSDGMILIGPSERADFRMRVFNNDGSEAKNCGNGLRMVAKYVYDRGLTDKDQFQIETLGGLVEAKIQTGSDGKVEEVTVDMGPPRLLKKDLPMLGDPESKTISETIDVDGVPYTITAVSMGNPHAVIFVDDITQVDVAAVGPAIEFHPLFPERVNVEFIQVVGRGEIIFRVWERGSGITQACGTGACAAAVAGILNARLDRKVLVHLLGGDLVIEWKEDGHVYMTGPAEYVCDGVYYG; from the coding sequence GTGACCGGATTGAAGTTCACGAAGATGCACGGGCTTGGCAACAACTACATCTATGTAAACCTTTTTGAAGAGAGACTCCGTGAAGAAGAACTGGCTGATTTGGCCGTTCGCGTAAGCAACGTCAACACGGGAATCGGATCGGATGGCATGATTCTGATCGGTCCTTCCGAACGGGCTGATTTTCGCATGCGCGTGTTCAACAACGACGGATCGGAAGCGAAGAACTGCGGCAACGGACTGCGCATGGTGGCCAAATACGTATACGACCGGGGGCTGACTGATAAAGATCAGTTTCAGATTGAAACCCTTGGCGGCCTGGTGGAAGCGAAGATCCAGACCGGAAGCGACGGCAAGGTAGAGGAGGTTACCGTTGACATGGGCCCTCCCCGGCTATTGAAAAAGGATCTGCCAATGCTGGGTGATCCTGAATCCAAAACGATCTCTGAAACTATCGATGTGGATGGAGTCCCCTATACGATTACAGCTGTCTCCATGGGCAATCCCCATGCGGTCATTTTTGTCGATGATATAACGCAGGTGGACGTGGCGGCTGTCGGACCCGCGATCGAGTTTCATCCTCTTTTTCCCGAACGGGTGAATGTGGAGTTTATCCAGGTCGTAGGCCGCGGAGAAATCATCTTTCGGGTGTGGGAGCGGGGATCCGGTATTACGCAGGCCTGCGGAACCGGTGCGTGCGCGGCAGCAGTTGCCGGTATCCTGAACGCCCGCTTGGACCGCAAGGTCCTGGTACATCTTCTGGGTGGCGATCTGGTGATCGAGTGGAAGGAAGACGGTCATGTCTATATGACAGGACCGGCCGAGTATGTCTGTGACGGTGTATATTACGGATAA